The following are encoded in a window of Acidobacteriota bacterium genomic DNA:
- a CDS encoding RidA family protein, protein MEIVQTDRAPQAIGPYSQAIKANGFVFASGQIPLDPATGVLVDGEIRVQTERVLNNVRAVLEAAGSSLDRVVKTTVFLADMSDFAAMNEVYATFFGATRPARSTVQAARLPRDVKVEIEVVALA, encoded by the coding sequence ATGGAGATCGTCCAGACTGACCGCGCCCCGCAGGCGATTGGTCCTTATTCACAAGCAATCAAAGCCAATGGATTCGTCTTTGCTTCGGGGCAAATTCCGCTCGATCCGGCGACAGGAGTGTTGGTTGACGGCGAGATTCGCGTTCAAACAGAGCGCGTGCTGAACAACGTCCGCGCCGTGCTGGAAGCCGCCGGGTCTTCGCTGGATCGCGTGGTGAAAACAACCGTGTTTCTGGCGGATATGAGTGACTTTGCGGCGATGAATGAAGTGTACGCGACGTTTTTTGGCGCGACGCGCCCGGCGCGTTCGACCGTGCAGGCGGCGCGATTGCCGCGCGATGTGAAAGTCGAGATCGAAGTGGTGGCTTTGGCTTGA
- a CDS encoding SurA N-terminal domain-containing protein — MRKILLHLVLFAFAIAAAACGGSSASGSGGDEVAATVNGKQILIKDLDSVIAQQFRGQEAQLSQLAQAGYRLQALDTMINDEVLFQRAVKEGINPTEDEVRQAVQQYKQSRSLTEEAFAAELKQINQSEEQFRELAKRQLAVNKLYEKIGSQLKVQDREVADVYNENPKQFSLQPGVYLSDIIIDPANNGTKFDAVGEPAAEQRIKEIQTRLKNGSDFATIARQLSEHESFRNSGDLGFLAKEQFVGLPQMMGLPTSLGDKFMGMQEGDITEPVKDQAGRWHIFKVTGKQTETRDRTLDEVRKEINDAILSQRKQIADAALQARARDEAKIENFLAQRMLDNPNSFGVLRPAPGAGKAATSASPAASPQSSPAPAASPKK; from the coding sequence GTGCGTAAAATCTTGTTGCATTTAGTGTTATTTGCGTTTGCGATTGCCGCCGCGGCTTGCGGTGGCAGCAGCGCCAGCGGCAGCGGAGGCGATGAAGTCGCCGCGACCGTCAACGGAAAGCAGATTTTGATCAAAGACCTGGACAGCGTCATTGCGCAACAGTTTCGCGGCCAGGAAGCCCAGCTTTCGCAACTGGCGCAGGCCGGTTACCGGTTGCAGGCGCTGGACACGATGATCAATGACGAAGTGTTGTTTCAGCGCGCCGTCAAAGAAGGCATCAACCCGACGGAAGACGAAGTTCGTCAGGCCGTTCAGCAATACAAACAAAGCCGCAGTTTGACCGAAGAAGCCTTTGCCGCTGAACTGAAGCAGATCAATCAGAGCGAAGAACAGTTCCGCGAACTGGCCAAACGCCAATTGGCAGTGAACAAACTGTACGAAAAGATCGGCTCGCAATTGAAGGTACAGGACCGCGAAGTCGCCGATGTGTACAACGAAAATCCGAAGCAGTTTTCATTGCAACCGGGCGTGTACCTGTCGGACATCATCATTGACCCGGCGAACAACGGAACGAAGTTCGACGCCGTGGGCGAACCCGCCGCTGAACAGCGCATCAAGGAAATCCAGACACGGCTGAAAAACGGTTCGGATTTCGCGACCATCGCGCGCCAGCTTTCCGAACACGAATCGTTCCGCAACAGCGGCGATCTGGGCTTTTTGGCCAAAGAGCAATTCGTAGGGCTGCCGCAGATGATGGGATTGCCCACTTCGCTGGGCGACAAGTTTATGGGCATGCAGGAAGGCGACATCACCGAACCCGTCAAAGATCAGGCCGGTCGCTGGCACATTTTCAAAGTGACGGGCAAACAAACCGAAACCCGCGACCGCACGCTGGACGAAGTCCGCAAGGAAATTAACGACGCGATTCTGTCTCAACGGAAACAGATTGCCGATGCCGCGTTGCAGGCGCGCGCTCGTGACGAAGCCAAGATCGAAAACTTCCTGGCCCAACGCATGCTGGACAATCCGAACAGTTTCGGGGTGTTGCGTCCGGCTCCGGGCGCAGGGAAAGCCGCGACCTCCGCAAGCCCGGCTGCTTCGCCGCAATCTTCGCCCGCACCGGCTGCGAGTCCGAAGAAATAA
- a CDS encoding ABC-F family ATP-binding cassette domain-containing protein has translation MLFRFSEVTKSYGAQEVLRGVTFQINPGEHVALVGRNGAGKTTILRLITGAETPDDGEIDAMRGLRFGVLAQHVDFSGTENVMDAALSVFENLRSLETKMRELEHAMTETASRNEGDELDRVMHEYSDAQHAYEREGGFSYHARAEAVLLGLGFEKPDFSKRAENLSGGEKNRLGLARLLLLEPDILLLDEPTNHLDVDAVEWLEEFLSSYKSAYLIISHDRFFLDHTVNRVLDLEFGRVESYKGNYSQYVVEKEERREMQQRAYEQQREMIERTEDFIRRNLAGQKTKQAKSRRNMLQRMERLENVSDLDTASFKLKPTSRTGDQVLILDKLAIGFKAKTLAENLNLTLRRTERLGIIGGNGTGKTTLLRTILDEQPAIDGEYRWGAGVNVGYYDQRLLTVDERNTVIEELRTIASSAITDGELRGFLGRFLFTGDDVFKPVSALSGGEKGRLALAKLIYSRVNVLVLDEPTNHLDIASCEALEDALNEFDGTIITVSHDRYFLDRIATQILAFTDKGVEYFDGGYSEFYDAHHRTLAEQQAREAEAQKAERQARKVETPKQNKTNKSRQKAPSPAEIEAEIHSSEAELHNLAALLSTEEVARDKDKLFELSEKYEELEARIAELYQRWEAALEAQSAAQTA, from the coding sequence ATGCTTTTCCGTTTTTCTGAAGTCACCAAATCCTACGGCGCGCAGGAAGTGCTGCGCGGGGTCACCTTCCAAATTAATCCCGGCGAACACGTAGCTCTGGTTGGCCGCAACGGTGCGGGCAAAACGACCATTTTGCGTCTGATTACCGGAGCCGAAACTCCTGACGACGGCGAAATTGACGCGATGCGCGGCTTGCGCTTCGGCGTCCTGGCGCAGCATGTGGATTTCAGCGGTACGGAAAACGTGATGGATGCGGCGTTGTCAGTGTTTGAAAACCTGCGCTCGCTGGAAACCAAAATGCGCGAACTGGAACACGCGATGACGGAAACGGCATCCAGAAACGAGGGCGATGAACTGGATCGCGTGATGCACGAATACAGCGACGCGCAGCATGCGTACGAACGTGAAGGCGGATTCAGTTATCACGCCCGCGCCGAAGCTGTGTTGCTTGGTTTAGGGTTTGAAAAACCGGATTTCAGCAAACGCGCCGAAAACCTGTCCGGCGGTGAAAAGAATCGCTTGGGGCTGGCGCGATTACTGTTGCTGGAACCGGACATTCTGTTGCTGGACGAACCGACGAACCACCTGGACGTTGACGCCGTCGAATGGCTGGAAGAGTTTTTGAGCAGCTACAAATCGGCGTACCTGATTATTTCGCACGACCGATTTTTTCTGGATCATACGGTCAATCGCGTGCTCGATCTGGAATTTGGCCGGGTCGAAAGTTACAAAGGCAATTACAGCCAGTACGTCGTTGAAAAAGAAGAACGCCGCGAAATGCAGCAGCGCGCTTATGAACAGCAGCGCGAAATGATCGAACGCACGGAAGATTTTATTCGCCGCAATCTGGCCGGGCAGAAAACCAAACAAGCCAAATCACGCCGCAACATGCTGCAACGCATGGAGCGCCTGGAAAACGTCAGCGATCTGGACACGGCCAGCTTCAAACTGAAGCCGACTTCGCGTACAGGTGATCAGGTGTTAATTCTGGACAAACTGGCAATCGGCTTTAAGGCGAAAACGCTGGCTGAGAACCTGAACCTGACACTGCGCCGCACCGAACGACTGGGAATTATCGGTGGCAATGGCACGGGCAAGACCACTTTGCTGCGAACAATTTTGGATGAACAGCCTGCAATTGACGGCGAATACCGCTGGGGAGCAGGCGTCAACGTAGGGTATTACGATCAGCGGTTGCTGACGGTGGATGAGCGCAACACGGTGATTGAAGAGCTTCGCACCATTGCTTCCTCCGCGATTACGGATGGCGAACTGCGCGGCTTTCTGGGCCGGTTTCTATTCACTGGTGATGATGTATTCAAACCGGTGTCGGCGCTTTCGGGCGGCGAAAAGGGACGCCTGGCGCTTGCCAAATTGATTTACTCGCGCGTCAACGTGCTGGTGCTGGACGAACCGACCAACCATTTGGACATTGCTTCGTGCGAGGCGCTGGAAGATGCTCTGAACGAATTTGACGGCACGATCATTACCGTGTCGCACGATCGGTATTTCCTGGATCGCATCGCCACGCAGATTCTGGCGTTTACGGACAAAGGCGTTGAGTATTTCGACGGCGGTTACAGCGAATTTTACGACGCACATCACCGCACCCTGGCTGAACAGCAAGCGCGCGAAGCCGAAGCGCAAAAAGCCGAACGGCAGGCGCGCAAAGTCGAAACTCCGAAGCAAAACAAAACCAACAAATCTCGCCAGAAAGCTCCCAGCCCTGCTGAGATCGAAGCCGAAATTCACTCCTCTGAAGCCGAACTGCACAATTTGGCAGCATTACTTTCCACCGAAGAAGTAGCGCGCGATAAGGACAAGCTGTTTGAATTGAGCGAAAAGTATGAGGAATTAGAAGCGCGAATCGCGGAGCTTTATCAACGCTGGGAAGCGGCGCTGGAAGCGCAAAGCGCGGCTCAAACTGCCTGA
- the ispE gene encoding 4-(cytidine 5'-diphospho)-2-C-methyl-D-erythritol kinase, with the protein MKLTLPSFAKINWTLEILGKRADGYHELRTLLQTVSVAEELIFEPLGEGIEIVCDHPDVPCDETNLVYRAAKLFADFTGIRKGVRVTINKRIPTAAGLGGGSGNAAVTFLALQKLWQMELAPRDLFPLGAKLGADVPFFFIGGTCLGVGRGDEIYPLADIRAENLLLVNAGIPVPTREVYGALPPELTNPRAVTKMPTSLEAAYAAVTTQDEQIRLHNDLEIPVLARHELLGEIKEKLKRAGASGVLMSGSGSTIFAIFDSSEARNGAQRELSQNGWWCASARTLSRDEYQQIYRQALAGGQA; encoded by the coding sequence ATGAAACTGACTCTTCCATCTTTTGCCAAAATCAATTGGACGCTGGAAATTCTGGGAAAGCGTGCCGACGGTTACCACGAATTGCGCACCTTGCTGCAAACGGTCAGCGTTGCAGAGGAATTGATTTTTGAACCGTTGGGGGAGGGAATCGAAATCGTTTGCGATCATCCGGATGTCCCGTGTGACGAAACGAATCTGGTTTATCGCGCCGCAAAACTGTTTGCGGATTTCACCGGAATCCGCAAAGGCGTTCGCGTGACGATCAACAAGCGAATCCCGACGGCTGCCGGTTTGGGCGGAGGCAGCGGCAATGCGGCGGTGACGTTTCTGGCATTGCAGAAACTTTGGCAAATGGAATTGGCTCCGCGAGATTTGTTTCCGCTTGGCGCAAAGCTGGGAGCGGATGTGCCGTTCTTCTTTATCGGCGGAACGTGTCTGGGCGTCGGACGCGGAGACGAAATTTACCCTTTGGCGGACATTCGGGCGGAAAATTTATTGCTGGTCAACGCCGGAATCCCGGTTCCGACACGGGAAGTTTACGGCGCTTTGCCGCCTGAGTTGACAAACCCCAGGGCCGTTACTAAGATGCCGACTTCTCTCGAGGCCGCTTACGCTGCCGTAACAACCCAAGACGAGCAAATTCGACTTCATAATGACCTGGAAATTCCGGTTCTAGCTCGTCACGAATTGCTTGGAGAAATCAAGGAAAAGCTCAAGCGGGCGGGGGCAAGCGGCGTATTGATGTCGGGCAGTGGTTCGACGATTTTTGCGATCTTTGACAGCAGCGAGGCGCGAAACGGCGCGCAACGCGAATTGAGTCAAAACGGCTGGTGGTGCGCCTCGGCACGCACGCTGAGCCGGGATGAATATCAACAGATTTACAGACAAGCGTTGGCCGGAGGTCAGGCTTGA